From Paraflavitalea devenefica, the proteins below share one genomic window:
- a CDS encoding RDD family protein: MLLVKLDTGFNIEVEFPISPFHKRLFAWLIDMFTLWMYLRLMTAIVDIPMIGWSWQYVVVIIPVFLYFPLLEITLNGQTLGKMALRIKVITEEGGQPSIGQYLIRWLFRMIDFPWWLLAAIVTQVIPWWTLPLLFLGLACVIFTPKSQRVGDLLAGTILIDLKNRTSWEDTVFTEVESTYKPRYPQVMQLSDRDINTLKSIIESVRRKNDYDLALRIGDRIKSKLKMESDQDAIEFLQTLLKDYNYYSTN; encoded by the coding sequence ATGCTGCTGGTTAAGTTAGATACAGGTTTTAATATAGAGGTGGAATTTCCCATTTCCCCCTTCCACAAACGCTTGTTTGCGTGGCTGATAGACATGTTTACTTTATGGATGTACCTGCGGCTCATGACAGCGATCGTTGATATACCCATGATTGGCTGGAGCTGGCAGTACGTAGTGGTCATTATACCTGTATTCCTTTATTTCCCCTTGCTGGAGATCACCCTGAATGGCCAGACACTGGGGAAAATGGCCCTTCGTATCAAAGTGATTACAGAAGAAGGCGGCCAACCCAGCATTGGCCAGTACCTCATTCGCTGGCTTTTCAGAATGATTGATTTCCCCTGGTGGCTGTTGGCAGCTATTGTAACCCAGGTAATACCCTGGTGGACATTACCCCTACTTTTCCTGGGATTGGCCTGTGTGATCTTTACGCCCAAATCACAACGCGTGGGCGATCTCCTGGCCGGCACGATCCTGATTGACCTCAAAAACCGTACTTCCTGGGAGGATACTGTATTCACAGAAGTGGAATCTACCTATAAACCGCGCTATCCGCAGGTAATGCAGTTGAGCGACCGGGATATCAATACCCTTAAAAGTATCATTGAAAGTGTGCGCAGGAAGAATGACTACGACCTGGCCCTCAGGATCGGAGACCGCATCAAGTCCAAGTTAAAAATGGAAAGCGACCAGGATGCTATTGAATTCCTGCAAACCCTGCTGAAAGATTACAACTACTACTCCACCAATTAA
- a CDS encoding DUF5362 family protein: MEQQPSNEPLFGIQVDYDSGNTFNEAAKWAKFIAIIFFIGIGLCVLVLAFSSAFLIQGLSNFMPGLEMAGGIAGGLIVAIIAIVLIIFTYLTILLYRFATLVRKGIESQNQAQFNDGLRNLKNYFLINGIFSLIGIVFNVVGTIGNLF, from the coding sequence ATGGAACAGCAACCTTCCAATGAACCCCTGTTCGGAATACAGGTGGACTATGATTCCGGCAATACATTTAATGAGGCCGCCAAATGGGCGAAGTTTATTGCCATTATTTTCTTTATAGGTATTGGTTTGTGTGTATTAGTCCTGGCATTCTCCAGTGCCTTTTTGATTCAAGGTCTCAGCAACTTTATGCCGGGACTGGAAATGGCAGGCGGGATAGCCGGTGGCCTGATCGTTGCCATAATCGCCATTGTGCTCATTATTTTCACGTACCTCACCATTTTACTATACCGTTTTGCTACACTGGTGCGGAAAGGTATAGAAAGTCAAAATCAGGCGCAGTTTAATGATGGGCTCAGGAACCTGAAGAACTATTTCCTGATTAATGGGATATTTAGTTTAATAGGTATCGTATTTAATGTAGTAGGTACTATCGGAAACCTGTTTTAA